From one Lycium barbarum isolate Lr01 chromosome 6, ASM1917538v2, whole genome shotgun sequence genomic stretch:
- the LOC132645724 gene encoding protein GRAVITROPIC IN THE LIGHT 1, with translation MQPSGARDTQLRESNSQKVHPQPMEEAANQNPEAVEAMVSRIFTNISSLKSAYIQLQSAHTPYDPDKIQAADKLVISELKNLSELKHFYREHNPKPVCVSPQDSRLAAEIQEQQSLLKTYEVMVKKFQSEIQNKDSEIHQLQQQIQEANQKRVKLEKNLKLRGLSAKESENAVDENGHFSMDLTPELFRSAVEAAYKAIHDFSKPLINMMKAAGWDLDAAASSIDPDIVYAKRAHKKYAFESHICQRMFSGFQNEFFSVKHENSAVTEDSFYHQYLALREMDPLDVVGQSPDSLFGNFCRSKYLAVVHAKMEAAFFGNLDQRNYVMGGGHPRTAFYQAFLKLAKSIWLLQRLAYSFDPPVKVFQVKKGSCFSEVHMESVLKNFIVDDNEEKPKVGLMVMPGFYIRGSVIQSQVYLTGVKVTE, from the coding sequence ATGCAACCCAGTGGTGCAAGAGATACACAACTCCGTGAGAGCAATAGCCAGAAGGTCCATCCGCAACCAATGGAGGAAGCCGCAAACCAAAATCCTGAAGCAGTTGAGGCTATGGTATCTAGGATTTTTACAAATATCTCCTCTCTGAAGTCTGCCTACATTCAACTCCAATCTGCTCATACTCCTTATGACCCTGACAAAATCCAAGCTGCTGATAAACTAGTAATTTCGGAGCTGAAGAATCTCTCTGAACTTAAGCACTTCTACAGGgagcacaatcccaaacctgttTGTGTTTCACCTCAAGACTCTCGCTTGGCTGCGGAGATCCAAGAACAGCAGagtttgttgaaaacatatgaaGTTATGGTGAAGAAGTTTCAATCTGAGATTCAGAATAAAGATTCTGAGATTCATCAGCTGCAGCAGCAGATACAAGAGGCCAATCAGAAGCGTGTCAAATTGGAGAAAAACCTTAAGCTCAGGGGCTTGTCAGCAAAAGAATCAGAGAATGCAGTTGACGAGAACGGGCATTTCTCCATGGACCTAACTCCTGAGCTTTTCAGGTCAGCAGTGGAAGCTGCTTATAAGGCCATTCACGACTTTTCTAAGCCATTGATCAACATGATGAAAGCTGCTGGTTGGGATCTTGATGCTGCAGCAAGCTCCATTGACCCAGATATAGTTTATGCAAAGAGAGCTCACAAGAAATATGCGTTTGAATCACATATCTGCCAAAGAATGTTCTCTGGATTTCAGAATGAATTCTTCTCTGTGAAACATGAGAATTCAGCTGTTACCGAGGATAGTTTTTACCACCAGTATCTTGCATTACGGGAAATGGATCCACTGGATGTTGTAGGCCAAAGTCCAGATTCCCTTTTTGGGAACTTTTGCCGAAGCAAATACTTAGCGGTGGTTCATGCAAAGATGGAGGCTGCATTTTTCGGGAACTTGGATCAACGAAACTATGTTATGGGTGGTGGACACCCAAGAACAGCTTTCTATCAGGCTTTTCTGAAACTAGCCAAGTCAATTTGGCTTTTGCAAAGGTTGGCATATTCATTTGATCCTCCAGTTAAGGTTTTTCAAGTCAAGAAGGGAAGTTGTTTCTCAGAGGTTCATATGGAAAGCGTGCTGAAAAATTTCATTGTAGATGATAACGAGGAGAAGCCTAAGGTTGGTCTGATGGTTATGCCTGGTTTCTATATCAGGGGCAGTGTGATCCAGAGCCAAGTTTACCTAACTGGTGTGAAGGTTACCGAAtga
- the LOC132600036 gene encoding 21 kDa protein-like, producing MEKITLSLILFLFNVSIFTFVGGVEGTSASHSQPRVNKFVEAQCRRTHYPKLCMTSLSNYVTPASEPQELAQAALKVSLVKAIYTKAYVNKVCKQLEQTKSKDYQVVKDCLDQISDGVSLLFNSVEELHHLNLDKESDMLWHRSNVQTWLSTVLTDAFTCMDGISGHKLGGYRVKATIKAKVLNVAQVTSNALALFNGYAIRHKASHHSNSGKINKP from the coding sequence ATGGAGAAAATTACCCTTTCTCTAATTTTGTTTCTCTTCAATGTCTCTATCTTCACATTTGTTGGAGGAGTGGAGGGCACTAGTGCTAGTCATTCACAACCTCGTGTTAACAAATTTGTGGAGGCACAATGCAGGCGCACTCATTATCCAAAGTTGTGCATGACTTCTTTGTCAAATTATGTCACTCCCGCATCTGAACCCCAAGAGCTAGCTCAAGCAGCATTGAAAGTGAGCTTAGTAAAAGCTATCTACACGAAAGCTTACGTGAACAAGGTTTGTAAACAACTCGAACAAACCAAGTCTAAGGATTATCAAGTGGTGAAAGATTGTTTAGATCAAATCTCAGATGGCGTTTCCTTGCTTTTCAACTCCGTGGAAGAGCTTCACCATTTGAATTTAGACAAGGAAAGTGATATGTTATGGCATAGGAGTAATGTTCAAACTTGGCTTAGCACAGTTTTGACTGATGCTTTCACTTGCATGGATGGGATCTCTGGCCACAAATTGGGTGGTTATAGAGTAAAGGCTACAATTAAAGCTAAGGTTCTAAATGTTGCACAAGTCACTAGCAATGCTTTAGCTTTGTTTAATGGATACGCTATTAGGCACAAGGCTTCCCATCACTCCAACTCTGGCAAAATTAACAAGCCCTAG